One genomic window of Candidatus Kuenenia stuttgartiensis includes the following:
- a CDS encoding B12-binding domain-containing radical SAM protein, whose amino-acid sequence MKKMMLINPHKPGRHGEESITVIVQMPLNLAYIKALTPGDWEFDVIDENIELAIDDNGELTFAPVDLVCITSVTYQSPRAYKIATACKRKGMTVIMGGIHASVMPEEASKYVDTVFIGEAEEVWPRVIKDFEAGKLKKVYDGGLPPLNLMKRVFPDREFLRKKYNYKFSSIVTTKGCPNYCDFCSVPTFQGRKFRERPYEDVLEELAATDYKGLMLAEDNFYGHGKRSNERARNLFKGMVERNLQKDWLGFTALNISQDKETLDYMAKSGCFGMLMGIESTNETVLEKMNKQVNLKLGTESYYDCIQKIHDAGLVTWGSVVFGADGDGKDSFKRMTDFILENNIDILTFGINCPFPKTQLYKRLDSEKRIFRKNYPDDWEYYDTAHVVHRLVDMTLEDFIEGMQYVYDHIYAGDNLRKRFRNSIKTTNNPRNSMFAFRVGSDWQQVFDQVLENLRLLYDSGDYYKDYYKSNSVSVSKKPLVESITT is encoded by the coding sequence ATGAAAAAAATGATGCTCATTAATCCACATAAGCCCGGGAGGCATGGAGAAGAGAGTATTACGGTAATTGTTCAGATGCCGTTAAACCTTGCTTATATTAAGGCCCTTACGCCTGGTGATTGGGAATTTGATGTTATTGATGAAAATATCGAACTGGCAATTGATGATAATGGCGAACTTACTTTCGCGCCGGTGGACCTTGTTTGTATTACATCAGTGACCTACCAATCTCCCAGGGCATACAAGATTGCTACTGCATGTAAAAGGAAAGGTATGACCGTAATAATGGGAGGGATACATGCGTCTGTAATGCCTGAAGAGGCTTCAAAGTACGTGGACACTGTTTTTATTGGTGAGGCAGAGGAAGTCTGGCCACGGGTAATAAAAGACTTTGAAGCAGGAAAGTTAAAGAAGGTTTACGATGGTGGTTTACCGCCGTTGAATTTGATGAAAAGGGTTTTCCCTGACAGAGAGTTTCTGAGGAAGAAATATAATTATAAGTTTTCTTCTATTGTAACTACGAAGGGGTGCCCGAATTATTGTGATTTTTGCAGTGTTCCTACATTTCAGGGAAGAAAATTCAGGGAAAGACCTTATGAAGATGTGTTGGAAGAGTTAGCGGCGACTGATTATAAGGGACTCATGCTGGCAGAAGATAATTTTTACGGACATGGGAAGCGGTCAAATGAAAGAGCGAGAAATCTTTTTAAAGGCATGGTTGAGCGTAATCTTCAAAAAGATTGGCTAGGGTTTACTGCTTTAAATATTTCGCAGGATAAGGAAACATTAGATTATATGGCGAAAAGCGGTTGTTTTGGCATGCTTATGGGCATAGAGTCGACCAATGAAACCGTTTTAGAAAAAATGAATAAACAGGTAAATTTAAAGCTGGGCACAGAGAGCTATTATGATTGTATTCAGAAAATACATGATGCGGGTTTGGTCACCTGGGGTTCGGTGGTTTTTGGGGCTGACGGAGACGGTAAAGATTCTTTTAAAAGGATGACCGATTTTATATTGGAAAATAACATAGACATTTTGACTTTCGGCATTAACTGTCCTTTTCCAAAAACGCAGTTGTATAAAAGGTTGGATTCGGAAAAGAGAATATTCAGGAAAAACTATCCGGATGATTGGGAATATTATGATACAGCACATGTTGTCCATCGGTTGGTGGATATGACATTGGAGGATTTTATAGAAGGAATGCAATATGTTTATGATCATATCTATGCAGGAGATAATTTGAGAAAACGTTTTAGAAATTCTATTAAAACGACGAACAATCCCAGAAATTCCATGTTTGCTTTTCGGGTAGGTTCTGACTGGCAACAGGTATTCGATCAGGTATTGGAAAATTTAAGATTATTATATGATTCCGGCGATTATTATAAAGATTATTATAAATCAAATTCTGTGTCTGTATCGAAGAAACCACTGGTAGAAAGCATCACCACATAA
- a CDS encoding transposase, which translates to MEEAERIDKEEDSKGSLVKLKEELQSNEKLQAKVKEISKKLKESGKEKINTTDSDSVNGKTRQGSHAIMNCQVSTDKKHGLIVNSEAVSQNNDLNQLSGQVKQCTETLGKPLAEVVSDAGYFSLKDIEKVPEDVKVIMPGRRQAQKENKKTELEPFGKEEFSYDKEKDVYICPEGKILEKKGFAFGSEEKVSYKAVGKECRECRHFGKCTTCKDGRRVVRMVKLEELKERLEEIYHEEESQKLYKLRKEKVELQFGHMKRNLGAGQFLLRGREGVNAELSILSTCFNMARMITIIGVPMLIAKFNSM; encoded by the coding sequence ATGGAAGAAGCCGAACGGATAGACAAGGAAGAAGACAGTAAGGGGTCATTAGTGAAGCTAAAAGAAGAGCTTCAGAGCAATGAGAAATTGCAGGCGAAGGTAAAAGAGATATCGAAGAAACTCAAGGAGAGCGGTAAAGAGAAGATCAATACTACGGATAGTGATAGTGTCAATGGCAAGACAAGGCAGGGGAGTCATGCAATAATGAATTGCCAGGTAAGTACGGACAAGAAACACGGATTAATAGTAAACAGCGAAGCCGTTAGTCAGAACAACGATCTGAATCAACTCTCAGGGCAGGTGAAACAATGTACAGAAACCTTGGGGAAGCCGCTGGCAGAGGTAGTGAGCGATGCGGGATATTTCAGTCTTAAAGATATAGAGAAAGTACCGGAAGATGTAAAGGTAATAATGCCGGGCAGAAGGCAGGCGCAAAAAGAGAACAAGAAAACGGAGTTAGAGCCGTTTGGTAAGGAAGAGTTTAGCTACGATAAGGAAAAGGATGTATATATTTGTCCTGAAGGAAAGATACTTGAGAAGAAAGGATTCGCATTTGGTTCTGAGGAGAAAGTAAGTTACAAGGCCGTAGGTAAAGAGTGTCGTGAATGCCGGCATTTTGGAAAATGCACTACCTGCAAAGATGGTAGGCGGGTAGTGCGAATGGTAAAACTAGAAGAACTTAAAGAGCGACTCGAAGAAATATACCACGAGGAAGAAAGCCAGAAGCTCTATAAATTGCGTAAAGAAAAGGTAGAATTACAATTTGGTCATATGAAACGGAATTTAGGAGCCGGTCAATTTTTATTGCGGGGCAGGGAGGGGGTTAATGCAGAGCTATCAATTCTATCAACCTGTTTTAACATGGCGAGAATGATAACCATAATTGGTGTGCCAATGTTGATTGCAAAGTTCAATAGCATGTAA
- the lpdA gene encoding dihydrolipoyl dehydrogenase, which translates to MSNSAFDLAIIGGGPAGYVAAIKAAQSGLKTALIEKEKVGGTCLHKGCIPTKTLLYSAELYRKFANAGEYGITTGSLNVDYPLIHRRKEYVVKRLFQGVQSLLKKNGVDVFSAEGRIISNQEVSIVSDGIETNRIKVKNIILATGSAPFIPKNIPYDKKYVLTSDDILLREEIPKSIIIVGGGAVGIEFACLFNAFGTEVTVLELLEDILPSEDKEINGTVKNLLIRRGVNVLTQTSLEKVEIENGVKLEIKGVNDISGNREFLHADLLLLAAGRVPLLDNIGIEEMSLNFDGQYLRTNEGMETSQRGVYAIGDITGAPLLAHKAINEGILSVTHLTGKDMHIINRKNIPRVVYSFPQVASIGLTQKEAEEMGYKVKIGKFPFAANSMAIIEGESLDGFVKIVSEEKYGEILGVHAIGHHVGEWMWGLSLNSILEGTVQEVSNAIFPHPTLSEALFEAAHSIVDKPICNAVE; encoded by the coding sequence GTGAGCAACTCTGCCTTTGATCTTGCAATCATTGGAGGTGGGCCTGCCGGTTATGTTGCGGCAATAAAAGCCGCTCAGTCCGGCTTAAAAACTGCTTTAATCGAAAAAGAGAAAGTTGGCGGCACATGTCTGCATAAGGGTTGTATTCCCACAAAAACGCTGTTGTACTCTGCGGAACTTTACAGAAAGTTTGCTAATGCAGGTGAATATGGAATCACTACCGGCAGTTTGAATGTCGATTATCCTCTAATACATCGGCGCAAAGAATATGTTGTTAAACGCTTGTTTCAGGGAGTTCAGTCCCTTTTAAAAAAAAATGGTGTCGATGTCTTCAGCGCCGAAGGGCGTATCATATCTAATCAGGAAGTTTCAATAGTCAGCGATGGTATAGAAACAAACCGAATAAAGGTAAAAAATATTATACTTGCCACGGGTTCTGCTCCTTTCATTCCAAAAAACATACCTTATGATAAAAAATATGTACTTACCAGCGATGATATTCTATTGCGGGAAGAAATTCCAAAATCGATAATTATTGTCGGTGGAGGTGCGGTTGGGATTGAATTTGCCTGTCTTTTTAATGCATTTGGGACAGAGGTTACGGTTTTGGAACTTTTGGAAGATATACTACCTTCCGAAGATAAAGAAATCAACGGAACTGTGAAAAACCTGCTTATACGTAGAGGGGTAAATGTTTTGACCCAAACCTCTTTGGAAAAAGTAGAAATAGAGAATGGCGTTAAATTAGAGATTAAAGGTGTTAACGATATTTCCGGTAATAGAGAATTTTTACATGCGGATTTGTTATTACTGGCTGCCGGAAGAGTACCTCTGCTGGATAATATCGGGATAGAAGAAATGTCGTTAAATTTTGACGGACAATATTTAAGGACGAATGAAGGCATGGAAACAAGCCAGAGAGGGGTTTATGCAATAGGCGATATTACGGGAGCGCCGCTTCTTGCGCATAAAGCAATAAATGAAGGCATCTTGTCAGTAACGCATCTTACAGGGAAAGATATGCACATCATAAACCGTAAAAATATCCCAAGAGTTGTTTACAGTTTTCCGCAGGTAGCGAGTATTGGTCTTACACAAAAAGAGGCGGAGGAAATGGGTTACAAGGTGAAAATCGGAAAATTTCCTTTTGCCGCGAACAGTATGGCAATAATTGAAGGAGAATCATTGGATGGTTTTGTTAAAATTGTTTCGGAAGAAAAATATGGTGAAATTCTTGGAGTGCATGCAATAGGTCATCACGTCGGAGAATGGATGTGGGGACTTTCGCTTAACTCTATTTTAGAAGGTACGGTTCAGGAAGTATCAAATGCTATATTCCCTCACCCTACTCTATCAGAGGCTTTATTCGAGGCCGCTCATTCAATAGTTGATAAACCTATATGCAACGCTGTTGAATAA
- a CDS encoding IS1634 family transposase, whose product MFIREKIKKVNGGKSYIQHQLIESIRTPSGPRQQIVLNLGQLSLPEEKWKTLANCIEGFLANQKTLFPQDPEIEAKARHYASQIRQERLDRAQERITGGESAGEEPAQYEHVNINSLITNDAKTVGAEHVAISQMNEYGFDKILQGLDFTDDQIAYSKMLIVGRMVHPGSERDTVRWLSETSGAGELLDSGVKLYDKALHRAAVLLWENHAAIEQELSKRAREIFSLKETVILYDLTNTYFEGSKRGSKVARRYKSKESRNDCPLITLSLTVDEEGFPKQSKVFEGNVSEPGTLKDILDGLKKEDGMFSNDRTIVMDAGVATEENIALIRKSGYKYVVVLRKKSFEDTFWPETDEEKIMLSDGKTTLGMKLVRTEEEAFLLCHSEAKEAKEAKEKSILSLKEQRFEEALSAIKEGLEKPKRQKKYDTIIERIGRLKERYKVGNLYTIKVEQTDGKATDIKFKKNAQAQAKEEAIGTYVLRTNRLDLSGEEISKLHRSLSTVEESFKTMKGNLGLRPNFHHTDTPTIAHVHVTVLAYHILAGILKKLRTAGVHYNWNTIRNILATHIRVTTTMNTKDGCVIDVRTCTAPTEKQHTIYNKLQIKHTPLGRKNIKSPMKTQRCSAEK is encoded by the coding sequence GTGTTTATCCGTGAAAAGATCAAAAAAGTGAATGGCGGGAAGAGCTACATACAACACCAACTCATCGAATCCATTCGCACCCCTTCAGGGCCAAGACAGCAAATAGTCTTAAACCTTGGGCAGCTTAGTCTGCCCGAGGAGAAGTGGAAGACCCTTGCCAATTGCATTGAAGGATTTTTAGCAAATCAAAAAACGTTGTTTCCTCAAGATCCTGAAATAGAGGCGAAAGCAAGGCATTATGCCAGCCAGATAAGACAGGAGCGGTTGGACAGGGCGCAAGAACGTATTACCGGCGGTGAATCAGCAGGGGAAGAACCTGCTCAATACGAGCACGTGAATATTAATTCCCTGATAACAAATGATGCAAAGACCGTAGGCGCCGAACACGTGGCCATAAGCCAAATGAATGAATACGGGTTTGATAAGATATTGCAAGGGCTTGATTTTACAGATGACCAGATTGCCTATTCCAAGATGCTCATTGTGGGGAGAATGGTTCATCCCGGCAGCGAGCGTGATACCGTGCGATGGCTTTCTGAAACAAGCGGGGCGGGAGAGCTGTTGGACTCAGGGGTTAAACTGTATGATAAAGCGCTGCATCGCGCGGCAGTCTTGCTTTGGGAGAATCATGCCGCCATAGAGCAAGAGTTGTCAAAGCGGGCGCGAGAGATATTTTCCCTTAAAGAGACGGTGATTTTATATGATTTAACAAATACCTATTTTGAGGGTAGCAAAAGAGGGAGTAAGGTGGCCCGGCGCTACAAATCAAAAGAGAGCCGTAATGATTGTCCGTTAATTACGCTATCCCTTACCGTTGATGAAGAGGGATTTCCCAAGCAGAGCAAGGTTTTTGAGGGCAATGTGTCGGAGCCTGGTACCCTAAAAGATATTTTGGATGGATTAAAAAAAGAAGACGGTATGTTTTCAAATGATAGAACGATAGTTATGGACGCAGGGGTTGCAACGGAAGAGAACATTGCGCTTATCAGGAAGAGTGGCTATAAATATGTGGTCGTCTTGCGCAAGAAATCTTTTGAAGATACTTTTTGGCCTGAAACGGACGAAGAGAAGATTATGTTATCAGACGGGAAAACAACGTTGGGCATGAAATTAGTCCGTACTGAAGAAGAGGCATTCCTTTTATGCCACAGCGAGGCAAAAGAGGCAAAAGAGGCAAAAGAGAAGTCCATCCTTTCCCTGAAAGAACAAAGGTTTGAAGAGGCGCTCTCGGCAATAAAAGAAGGATTAGAGAAGCCAAAAAGACAGAAAAAATATGATACGATCATAGAGAGGATAGGCCGGTTAAAAGAACGCTACAAGGTGGGCAATTTATATACGATCAAAGTGGAACAGACGGATGGCAAAGCGACCGATATCAAATTTAAGAAAAATGCTCAGGCGCAAGCAAAGGAAGAAGCCATAGGCACGTATGTATTACGGACAAACCGACTTGATCTTAGCGGGGAAGAGATATCAAAGCTCCATAGGTCGTTGAGTACTGTTGAGGAAAGTTTTAAAACAATGAAAGGCAACCTTGGTTTACGGCCAAACTTTCACCACACAGATACCCCAACCATTGCCCACGTGCATGTCACTGTATTGGCCTATCACATACTTGCCGGGATATTAAAAAAGCTAAGAACCGCAGGGGTTCATTATAATTGGAATACGATTCGTAATATCCTTGCCACCCATATAAGGGTAACAACGACCATGAACACAAAGGACGGCTGCGTTATTGACGTCAGAACCTGCACAGCGCCCACGGAAAAGCAGCACACGATTTACAATAAACTACAAATTAAACATACACCATTAGGCAGAAAAAATATAAAATCACCCATGAAAACTCAAAGATGTAGTGCCGAAAAATGA
- the hemW gene encoding radical SAM family heme chaperone HemW: MEKYFIEEKHTNSLNQPFLMHRIRKPLLPLYLHIPFCSKKCDYCDFNSIVSEADIIDRYINALEKELNAFAERYACDTVYVGGGTPTILNENQIKTLLHSIRRCPENADAPEYTVEANPGTLTRGKVRLLKEYGVNRISVGVQSFQDRYLNFLGRIHTSAVAVQSIELIISEGFKNVNIDLIFGYPGQTLDEWIRDLRMAVELQPEHISTYALTYEGETPLAKKAVNGAISKLDEEIELKMYKTAIRFLHENNYCHYEISNFARLGYECVHNINYWNNKRYIGIGAGACSFLDGERTMNERNVLQYIKAIEDNTEVKVFRESLPQRKYASETIVMALRMLRGISGTEFYDRFGYKIEDQFGTQMKDLQCLGLVNYDDKRLKLTEKGLFVADSVMSEFL, from the coding sequence ATGGAAAAATATTTTATTGAAGAAAAACACACGAATTCCCTTAATCAACCATTCCTAATGCACAGAATAAGAAAGCCGTTATTGCCCCTTTACCTTCACATCCCCTTTTGTTCTAAAAAGTGTGATTATTGCGATTTTAACTCTATTGTATCAGAAGCAGATATAATCGACCGTTATATAAATGCCCTTGAAAAGGAGTTAAATGCCTTTGCGGAGAGATATGCCTGCGATACCGTGTACGTTGGCGGAGGAACACCCACAATATTAAATGAAAACCAGATAAAGACCCTACTTCATAGTATCAGGAGATGTCCTGAAAATGCCGATGCGCCGGAATACACGGTGGAGGCAAATCCTGGCACTCTGACGAGAGGCAAAGTAAGGTTGTTGAAGGAATACGGCGTCAATCGCATAAGCGTGGGGGTGCAATCATTTCAGGATAGGTATTTAAACTTTCTTGGCAGAATTCACACAAGTGCAGTTGCAGTTCAAAGCATAGAGTTGATTATCTCCGAGGGGTTTAAAAATGTCAATATTGACTTAATCTTTGGATATCCGGGGCAGACATTGGATGAATGGATACGGGATTTACGAATGGCTGTGGAATTGCAACCGGAGCATATATCAACGTATGCCCTTACCTATGAGGGAGAGACTCCGTTAGCAAAAAAGGCAGTAAATGGCGCTATTAGTAAATTAGATGAAGAGATTGAATTAAAAATGTATAAAACGGCTATACGTTTTTTGCATGAAAATAACTATTGTCATTATGAAATATCAAATTTTGCCAGGCTTGGTTACGAATGTGTCCACAACATAAATTACTGGAATAATAAGCGGTATATAGGCATTGGCGCCGGCGCATGTTCCTTTCTTGATGGTGAAAGAACTATGAACGAAAGGAATGTGCTGCAATACATAAAGGCAATAGAGGACAACACAGAGGTAAAGGTGTTTCGTGAATCTTTGCCGCAGCGCAAATATGCATCTGAAACTATTGTGATGGCCTTGCGTATGCTTCGTGGTATTTCCGGAACTGAATTTTATGACCGTTTTGGTTATAAAATCGAGGATCAATTTGGAACACAGATGAAAGATTTGCAATGCCTTGGATTGGTGAATTACGATGATAAAAGGCTGAAACTGACGGAAAAAGGCTTATTTGTGGCTGACAGTGTTATGTCGGAATTTTTATAA
- a CDS encoding IS4 family transposase, which yields MPLQKKWQAVLCCCADGKVHVRQRVAQKEPRDWIEAELGGTKLGDARLTSRLLEMTGMFYDKPLANIPQACGSVSATKAAYRFLDNENVDWKAILQAHYEATEERVKENSLVLVAQDTTTLNYSTHPNTQGLGPIGTKSKKVRGLMVHDTMAFTESGTPLGLLNVQCWARDGIGSKHERHKKPIEEKESWKWVESYHAVSQVQKRCRNKSLLVVVADREADIHEVFAEQYNTPDGAQLLIRAERSRNRTVVDDKESCEFLWTKLEQQPVIGTREILIPPSEKRSARQAILMVRTVPVTLRPPMLKKNMPAVRVWAVLAQEVNPPIGIDGLEWMLLTTVAVKHEKDAYERLEWYARRWGIECYHRIIKSGCRVESRQLESARRLCNALAIDMIIAWRIHYLTTLGQETPDVPCTVYFSDSEWKALTTFANKVKEPPDLPPSLNDAVRLLGKLGGHLGRRGDGHPGSEVLWRGMSRLADIEVAYELYTT from the coding sequence ATGCCGTTGCAAAAGAAATGGCAGGCGGTGTTGTGTTGTTGTGCCGATGGCAAAGTACATGTTCGCCAAAGAGTGGCACAAAAAGAGCCTCGGGATTGGATAGAGGCGGAACTTGGAGGAACAAAATTGGGCGATGCACGATTGACATCAAGACTTTTAGAAATGACAGGTATGTTTTATGACAAACCTTTGGCAAACATTCCGCAGGCGTGCGGTTCAGTCAGTGCGACTAAGGCTGCATACCGATTCCTTGACAATGAGAATGTAGATTGGAAGGCGATATTGCAAGCTCATTATGAGGCCACGGAAGAGCGTGTGAAGGAGAATAGTTTGGTTTTGGTAGCGCAAGATACTACGACTCTGAATTATAGCACACATCCGAATACGCAGGGGTTAGGACCGATAGGTACTAAGAGTAAAAAAGTTCGTGGACTGATGGTGCATGATACGATGGCGTTTACTGAAAGTGGCACACCCTTGGGACTTCTGAATGTGCAATGCTGGGCGCGGGACGGAATAGGCAGCAAACATGAACGACACAAGAAGCCTATCGAAGAGAAGGAAAGCTGGAAATGGGTGGAGAGTTACCATGCAGTATCGCAAGTACAGAAACGCTGTCGAAACAAATCTTTGCTGGTGGTTGTGGCAGATCGTGAGGCCGATATTCACGAGGTATTCGCTGAGCAGTATAATACGCCTGATGGCGCTCAGTTGCTGATCCGTGCAGAACGTTCGCGCAATAGAACGGTTGTTGATGATAAAGAATCATGCGAGTTTTTGTGGACTAAACTGGAACAGCAACCGGTTATAGGTACCCGCGAAATATTGATACCTCCGAGTGAGAAACGCTCCGCACGTCAGGCAATACTTATGGTACGAACGGTGCCTGTTACGCTACGCCCACCTATGCTAAAAAAGAATATGCCTGCGGTCAGGGTGTGGGCGGTGCTGGCGCAGGAAGTCAATCCGCCTATCGGAATTGATGGGTTAGAATGGATGCTGTTAACTACAGTTGCGGTTAAGCATGAAAAAGATGCTTACGAACGTTTGGAATGGTATGCTCGCCGATGGGGTATTGAGTGTTATCATCGTATTATCAAGAGCGGTTGTCGTGTCGAGTCCCGGCAGTTGGAGAGTGCCCGTCGTCTGTGCAACGCTTTGGCCATTGATATGATTATAGCTTGGCGTATCCATTACCTGACTACTTTAGGACAAGAAACACCTGATGTCCCTTGTACTGTCTACTTCAGCGATTCTGAATGGAAAGCATTGACAACTTTTGCGAACAAGGTCAAGGAGCCTCCTGATTTACCTCCAAGCCTCAATGATGCCGTGCGGCTTTTAGGTAAACTTGGCGGTCATCTGGGTCGCCGTGGTGATGGCCATCCCGGAAGTGAAGTACTTTGGCGAGGCATGTCACGTTTGGCTGATATTGAAGTTGCTTACGAACTTTACACCACTTAG
- the ltrA gene encoding group II intron reverse transcriptase/maturase, translating to MLKYHSLRDKVFSLKNLYAAFKHVKKNKGKAGLDRVSIKQFESNLDVNIMSIHQELKTAIYNPAPVLRVYIPKGRHDKRPLGIPIVKDRIVQQAFRQIIEPIFEKGFSDNSFGFRPDRCCHDAIKRLEQYKQEGYTSVLDADIMAFYDTIPHKLIMDSLREKIADGWVLNSIENMLKAGVMEDGIVHETNKGTPQGGVISPLLANLIGDIIDKELEKAGYKFVRYADDFVVMTETKDELPAALSYVKEIIAGKLGMKLSEDKTKLTNFERGFRFLGYDFKGKYKGISTKSLNKLKSLS from the coding sequence ATGCTTAAGTATCATTCATTAAGAGACAAGGTGTTTAGTCTGAAAAACCTTTATGCTGCTTTCAAACACGTAAAGAAGAATAAAGGCAAAGCTGGTCTTGACAGGGTAAGTATTAAGCAATTTGAGTCCAATCTTGATGTGAATATCATGAGTATCCATCAGGAACTCAAGACTGCCATATACAACCCTGCGCCTGTCCTGCGGGTATACATCCCCAAAGGCAGGCATGACAAGAGACCTCTTGGCATTCCCATTGTTAAGGACAGGATTGTACAGCAGGCATTCAGGCAAATCATAGAGCCAATATTTGAGAAAGGATTCTCAGATAACAGCTTTGGATTTCGCCCTGACAGATGCTGTCACGATGCTATCAAACGGCTTGAACAGTATAAGCAGGAAGGGTATACCAGCGTCCTTGATGCCGATATAATGGCATTCTATGACACCATACCCCATAAGCTTATTATGGACTCCTTACGTGAGAAAATCGCTGATGGATGGGTTTTGAACAGTATTGAGAACATGCTCAAAGCAGGGGTCATGGAGGACGGCATCGTGCACGAGACAAACAAAGGCACTCCGCAAGGAGGCGTCATTTCCCCTTTGCTTGCAAACCTTATCGGTGACATCATCGACAAGGAACTTGAAAAGGCTGGATATAAGTTTGTCCGATACGCCGATGATTTCGTTGTCATGACTGAAACAAAAGATGAACTCCCAGCCGCCCTCAGCTATGTCAAAGAAATCATTGCAGGGAAACTTGGAATGAAGCTGAGCGAGGATAAAACCAAGCTCACCAACTTCGAAAGAGGTTTCAGGTTTCTCGGATACGATTTCAAGGGCAAGTATAAGGGTATAAGCACGAAATCACTGAACAAACTCAAGAGCCTGTCCTGA
- a CDS encoding alpha/beta fold hydrolase: protein MSMRENWIKVGSATIHYFVSGDGDRNVVLLHGGGTNSAMLSWKYIIPHLSQKYKVFAPDWPSYGQSSAFTGNYTNDLLIDFLSRLMDAWQLQKASLIGLSMGGAAVLGYTLISPERVSNIVLAGSYGLQHKAPYHTLSYLLLHMPFFSKIICECMRRSHFVVRSCLQKTFYDRRLISKELVHEIHTVAQRPCTEKAFFSWLRNEVLWNSMLTCYAQRFHELQTRTLLLHGECDSLVPLYYAQQAASLIKNARLHVINKCGHWLTRERPEEFNRVVSAFL, encoded by the coding sequence ATGTCTATGAGAGAGAACTGGATAAAGGTTGGCTCCGCAACAATACATTACTTCGTATCCGGCGACGGGGACCGGAATGTTGTACTTCTTCATGGAGGGGGTACAAATTCCGCCATGCTTTCGTGGAAATATATTATTCCACATTTATCGCAAAAATATAAAGTATTTGCGCCTGACTGGCCATCATACGGGCAGAGTTCCGCCTTTACAGGCAATTATACAAATGACCTGTTAATAGATTTCCTTAGCCGCTTGATGGATGCATGGCAACTACAAAAGGCAAGCCTCATTGGCCTTTCAATGGGAGGTGCTGCCGTGCTGGGATATACCCTTATTTCCCCTGAACGCGTAAGTAATATTGTTTTGGCTGGCAGTTATGGATTACAACACAAAGCTCCTTATCATACGTTATCGTATTTATTATTACATATGCCGTTTTTTAGTAAAATTATCTGTGAATGCATGAGGAGAAGCCATTTTGTTGTAAGAAGTTGTTTACAAAAAACATTCTATGACCGCCGGTTGATTTCCAAAGAACTGGTGCATGAAATACATACGGTCGCACAACGTCCATGCACTGAAAAGGCATTCTTTTCATGGCTAAGGAATGAGGTATTATGGAATAGCATGCTAACGTGTTACGCACAACGTTTTCATGAATTGCAGACAAGGACATTATTGCTTCACGGAGAATGTGATTCCCTTGTTCCTTTGTACTATGCACAACAGGCGGCCTCATTAATTAAAAACGCACGGCTGCATGTTATTAATAAATGCGGGCACTGGTTGACGAGAGAACGTCCGGAAGAATTCAATCGGGTGGTATCGGCTTTTTTGTAA
- a CDS encoding group II intron maturase-specific domain-containing protein, with amino-acid sequence MRDITRRTQGVNLQAIVDTLNPVIRGHVNYFRLGNVQKVYRSLDCWVRMRLRCFKFSRKWRTDNKRFPVHRFFKMGLLSFEREFLKACAKA; translated from the coding sequence ATCAGAGACATCACCAGACGTACACAGGGCGTCAATCTGCAAGCCATTGTTGATACATTAAACCCTGTAATTCGTGGGCATGTCAACTATTTTCGGCTGGGCAATGTACAAAAGGTATATCGCTCATTAGACTGTTGGGTACGCATGAGACTGAGATGTTTCAAGTTCTCAAGAAAATGGAGAACAGACAACAAGCGTTTCCCTGTTCACCGATTCTTTAAAATGGGGTTACTCTCATTCGAAAGAGAATTTCTTAAGGCGTGTGCTAAAGCATGA